A window from Athalia rosae chromosome 5, iyAthRosa1.1, whole genome shotgun sequence encodes these proteins:
- the LOC105692873 gene encoding V-type proton ATPase 16 kDa proteolipid subunit c, translated as MSALTESAPVYGPFFGVMGAASAIIFSALGAAYGTAKSGTGIAAMSVMRPELIMKSIIPVVMAGIIAIYGLVVAILIVGSVEAAPTYTLYRGFVHLGAGLAVGFSGLAAGFAIGIVGDAGVRGTAQQPRLFVGMILILIFAEVLGLYGLIVAIFLFTKP; from the exons ATGAGTGCACTAACGGAATCAGCTCCCGTCTACGGGCCATTCTTTGGAGTTATGGGTGCCGCCTCGGCTATCATCTTTTCCG cTCTTGGAGCGGCGTATGGTACCGCAAAATCCGGAACTGGTATTGCAGCCATGTCCGTCATGAGGCCCGAGCTGATCATGAAATCCATCATTCCTGTTGTCATGGCGGGTATTATAGCCATTTACGGTCTCGTGGTGGCGATTCTTATCGTGGGGTCGGTGGAGGCGGCTCCAACCTACACTCTTTACAG AGGATTTGTTCACCTCGGCGCTGGACTTGCCGTAGGATTTTCCGGGCTAGCTGCAGGTTTTGCAATTGGAATAGTGGGTGACGCTGGTGTAAGAGGAACGGCCCAACAACCGCGTCTGTTCGTCGGTATGATCTTGATCCTTATTTTCGCCGAAGTATTGGGTCTCTACGGTTTGATCGTCGCCATCTTCCTCTTCACCAAGCCGTGA